From Tripterygium wilfordii isolate XIE 37 chromosome 16, ASM1340144v1, whole genome shotgun sequence, one genomic window encodes:
- the LOC119980766 gene encoding putative disease resistance RPP13-like protein 1 — translation MGFTSIAHCISMPEVIGRDADKDKIMKVLLQSSDEGVGVIPIVGIGGLGKTTLAKMVYNDKTIDEHFHDYDSEQAKIFIRNKLNDNRLLLVLDDVWNANCSEWLELLNMLEEGESGSKIILTTRSESYCQWQTTECTVLNQRGKNISEGIRHLAFSEKSVLNIELPSLAQKSNSLPTIYSSIIAEEPIVQVFASNCISACWHLRMLDLSGLSFEELPSTIRALKHLRYPSLYGHQRIKKLPKSLCKLHNLQTLVLYGCLQLEELPGDIRKMIRLRSLEFTTLETKLPNDGLASLDVVPNLKFCSKGHSSFFPSCGAP, via the exons ATGGGCTTTACAAGCATAGCCCACTGCATCAGTATGCCTGAAGTTATTGGGAGGGATGCTGATAAGGACAAAATTATGAAGGTTCTCTTGCAATCGAGTGATGAGGGTGTGGGTGTGATTCCTATAGTAGGAATAGGAGGGTTGGGAAAGACAACACTAGCTAAGATGGTGTACAATGATAAAACCATCGATGAACATTTTCA TGATTATGATTCAGAGCAGGCCAAGATCTTCATTCGAAATAAACTGAATGACAACAGATTGTTGCTTGTCTTGGATGATGTTTGGAATGCTAATTGTAgtgaatggcttgagttgttaAACATGCTAGAGGAAGGTGAGAGTGGAAGCAAAATCATTCTGACAACCCGTAGCGAAAGCTATTG TCAGTGGCAAACAACTGAGTGCACGGTGCTGAATCAACGTGGCAAGAATATATCTGAAGGGATTCGTCATCTGGCATTCTCTGAGAAATCTGTTCTCAACATTGAGCTTCCAAGCCTTGCGCAAAAATCAAACAGTTTGCCGACCATATATTCTAGTATTATAGCAGAAGAACCAATTGTTCAAGTCTTTGCTAGCAACTGCATCTCTGCTTGTTGGCACTTGAGAATGTTGGATTTGAGCGGATTGTCTTTTGAGGAGCTGCCCAGTACAATACGTGCCTTGAAGCATTTGAGATATCCGAGCTTATATGGCCATCAGAGAATCAAGAAACTGCCCAAGTCACTCTGCAAGCTGCACAATTTACAAACCTTGGTGCTTTATGGTTGTCTACAACTTGAAGAGTTACCAGGCGACATCAGGAAGATGATTCGGTTGAGATCGTTGGAATTCACCACTCTTGAAACGAAATTGCCAAACGATGGACTTGCGAGCTTGGACGTTGTCCCAAACTTGAAGTTTTGTTCCAAGGGACACAGCAGCTTCTTCCCTTCTTGCGGTGCTCCTTGA
- the LOC119981390 gene encoding transcription factor bHLH14-like codes for MAALFYHSVMVISKATILAHSKTVKGIQEINNMLECQRVKEAHIHGIETLVFVSTTSGGVVELGSSYAIEEDQVLVQHIKSMFQIKHINTSSFGTVPHIDLSEITNKSSSDSHRRTKGKRAVMSANKSPIEAERQRREKLNRRFYALRSVVPTISKMDKASLLADAVAYIQELKAKVDEYKVKLDILSSQKPNLKNDNKSSNFDLEESSRAIQKVVDVDVKIIGSEALIRVHCPDVNYPIVRLMDVLREFEVRIHHANISSIDDMMLQDVVVRVPDWLRMSEEAMKSIIIQGLKAQLG; via the exons ATGGCCGCCTTGTTTTATCATTCTGTGATGGTCATTTCAAAGGCAACAATTCTGGCTCACTCCAAGACTGTGAAAG GaattcaagaaatcaacaaCATGTTGGAGTGTCAAAGAGTTAAGGAAGCTCACATCCATGGCATCGAGACACTGGTCTTTGTTTCCACAACATCTGGTGGAGTTGTTGAATTGGGTTCCTCATATGCAATTGAAGAAGACCAGGTTCTTGTGCAACATATCAAATCAATGTTCCAAATCAAGCACATCAACACATCTTCATTTGGTACTGTGCCACATATTGATTTATCAGAAATAACCAACAAGTCATCTTCTGATTCTCATCGTCGTACGAAAGGGAAAAGGGCAGTAATGAGTGCCAATAAATCACCAATTGAGGCGGAGAGGCAGCGGCGAGAGAAGCTGAACCGACGTTTCTACGCGCTCCGATCGGTAGTTCCAACTATTTCAAAGATGGACAAAGCATCTTTACTTGCAGATGCTGTGGCTTACATTCAGGAGCTCAAGGCCAAAGTTGATGAATATAAGGTCAAGCTTGACATATTGTCATCACAAAAACCTAATTTGAAAAATGACAATAAAAGTAGTAACTTTGATCTTGAAGAGTCATCAAGGGCAATCCAAAAGGTAGTGGATGTGGATGTAAAGATTATAGGGTCTGAAGCCTTGATCAGAGTTCACTGTCCGGATGTGAACTACCCGATCGTGAGACTGATGGATGTGCTGAGAGAGTTTGAGGTTCGAATTCACCATGCGAACATATCTAGTATTGACGACATGATGCTTCAAGATGTTGTGGTTAGGGTTCCGGACTGGTTGAGAATGAGTGAGGAAGCTATGAAGAGTATTATCATTCAGGGGCTAAAAGCACAATTGGGCTAA